The Flavobacterium praedii genome window below encodes:
- the tpiA gene encoding triose-phosphate isomerase, producing the protein MRKKIVAGNWKMHKNAAQTKELLNELLTQIPAETKAQVIVAPTFVNLASAVDNLTHSNIAVAAQNLHQAESGAFTGEISADMIKSVGVNTVILGHSERRAIFHETDAIIASKVNTALKHDMTVIFCFGEELKDRQSGNHFNIVENQLKDGLFHIEAKDWEKVVLAYEPVWAIGTGETASPEQAQDMHEFIRETVRKAFGSDVAEDVSILYGGSVKPDNAKEIFSKPDVDGGLIGGAALNAKDFITIVTAI; encoded by the coding sequence ATGAGAAAGAAGATTGTTGCAGGAAACTGGAAAATGCATAAAAATGCAGCACAAACTAAAGAATTATTAAATGAATTATTGACTCAAATTCCTGCTGAAACTAAAGCACAAGTAATTGTGGCTCCAACTTTTGTAAACTTGGCATCTGCAGTAGATAATTTGACTCACTCAAACATAGCAGTTGCAGCGCAGAATTTACACCAAGCAGAAAGTGGTGCTTTTACTGGCGAAATATCAGCAGATATGATTAAAAGTGTTGGCGTAAATACAGTGATTTTAGGTCACTCAGAGCGCAGAGCTATTTTTCATGAAACGGATGCAATCATTGCAAGCAAAGTAAATACAGCTTTGAAACATGATATGACTGTTATTTTCTGTTTTGGAGAAGAATTAAAAGACCGTCAATCTGGTAATCATTTCAATATTGTAGAGAATCAATTGAAAGATGGTTTATTCCACATTGAAGCAAAAGATTGGGAAAAAGTGGTATTGGCTTATGAGCCAGTTTGGGCTATTGGAACTGGAGAAACTGCTTCCCCGGAACAAGCACAAGATATGCATGAATTTATTAGAGAAACAGTTCGCAAAGCATTCGGAAGCGATGTAGCCGAAGATGTTTCAATCCTTTACGGAGGAAGTGTAAAACCAGACAATGCAAAAGAAATCTTCTCTAAACCAGATGTAGATGGTGGTCTTATTGGTGGTGCAGCTCTAAATGCAAAAGATTTCATTACAATTGTAACAGCTATCTAA